CCTTGGAGGCGGGCGTATGCACGCAAATAGCCTGACTCGATTGGATTGGTTACCAGTGTATTGAGCGCCGCAGCCAGACGAGCACGTTCGTCTTCAGGACAGGTCAGCGTAACCTGACGACCGTTGGTGAGTTGCTCGGCAGTCTGTCCCAACCAATCAGCGTCCAGAACTGATATGCAGGCGCGATCGTCGCCGATCGTCTCAGCAACTAACAGGCGCTCGATTAAGGGCAATTCAGTGAACGGATTCCTTATTTGTAGTGCGGACTGACGTATCGCCCGACCGCGGGGCCACAGTAGGCCGGAAATAGCGCCAATGCGCCAGGCCACGCGATCGCCACCGGCCGAGGAGCCGATATCGGACACGACACGGTCAATTCCGTCCGATTGACTCAAGTAATAGCTAAATACGCGCAAATCAATCTCGATGCCTATACGCATCTCCTCGCCTTGCCACTGACTTAGTGCTCGGGAAAGGTAAAGATCAGTCGCAGCGCCGGATCCAGGCCGCAATACTCGGTTACCAAGCGCAACTAAAAAACCGTGGAAGGGTGAGAAGCCTTCCTGCATCAGCGTTCGACGTAAGTTTCGGAAGGACCGCGCCATTTCCTCTTGGCTGTCAGCAGCACGGAATTCGCGCACCAGTTCAGCGCTTCCCGAGCCGCCGCTACCGTCGTCCTCAGCTAGCACGGTAACCATTTGCTTGAGTTGATGGTCGATTAACTCAAACTCCCCCATGCCCAAATTGGCACGCACGGTCGCGAAGAAACGGCGCGGATCCTCCGCGTAACGCCGCATAAACTCCTCGATCAGTCCGTTTCCGCCTGGACTTCGCTCAGTAAACCAAGCCTCCATTACTTGAGAATCGAACCCGGCGGCTTGATCTGGAAAGACTGGGCCGCGGTCTAAGTCCACTGTCAAATCCTCCGGATCGATACTCGGGCATAGGTCCGTAATAGAACGTAGAAGCGCAGCAGCAAGGGTGGAATGGTAGACCCCGCGTAGCCACGGCTCCCAATTGGAATCGATCGGTTCCCAAAGCATGGCACCAAACTCATGCAATTCCGCAGTCACAATGGGATCCCGCAGATACGCGTCCAACTCCTGCCGTAGCTTGTCCGGGCTACCTGTCGTCATGTCGTCGCCATGTACTTCGACCACTTGCGACTGGAATAGAAGGCTCAGCACGTCCGGTAGCGAAATCGACGCCTGACCGTATCGAATGGAGGCATCGGCCTCAGCCAAGTCGATCTGCCTTACTATCGCTTCAAAGGTAAGGGCAGACAGATAGATATGAGCTAACCACTCACGCATGAATGGGCTACGTATCATGGCTAATCGCTCACCTCGCCACGCAAGGTTGATGAAGCGGGCACTGCGTAAAGCACGCCACTTCGCTCCATCTTCAGAATGCTGCCGCAAATGCAAGTTCGTGGGTACTAGGACCTGGAACACCATTCCGTCGGCGGAAAATTGCGCCCCCAAGCCCACCGCCTGGCCTTCACGTTGGAACAACGTATCGGCCCGAACCTTCTCCGAACCGACAGTAATTTCTGCTGAAGCGCCGAGTGCGAAGCGTCGTATCTCTACTGGTGCATGGCGTGAATGCGTGAAAAAGCCGATACGGGTGACGATCTCTGCCCACAGGCTGCCAAGGGGCGGCGTCAACCAACTGGGCTCGATGGTGGCGATAATCTGACTATGCCACTCCAACGAGGCATTCGACGAGTCTTTCACTTCCGTAGGAGGTGATTGCGGTGTCAAACGCACCGGGCGGTATACAGGCAGCGCAACCGTTTTATCACCGCGGCGTACCAGATACTCCCCTAACGGTTCGTGACTGCCTATGGCGTCGATATCAAGGCCGAAGATATCGCTGCTAATGCCCGGTTCACTTTGGAAGTTCGGCGACGGTGCGATCCAATGCCGCTCAGTACGATAGCGCACACCGAAGCGCCTACTTACGCGGCCAGGTGCGAACTCGCGCATTGCAGCGAACACTGACATCACTGAAGTATTAAAAGGGCTTGTCGAGTGCGGATCTGTCAGATCGATGACAACCTCTGCTAAGTTGAGGTCAGCGAAAAGAGAACCTGGAATAAAGTCCGGTAATGGCGTGTTATATGCTTGGTAGTCCTGTTGTGGGTTACCGTTTGCACTCCAACTAGTCGCTAGGCGACGGAGCGCAGTCGGTAACACGGTTGTTAGAAGCGGTCGCGGGTACTCCCACAAGATTGCCGATAATTCTTCATCTGAAAGGCGAAGCGCTCGGCGTAGATAGTCTGAGAGACGTCTTGTGCCCGTTTCGGTTTCAAGAATATTTCTTAATTCCCGTACCAAGCGCTGGCGCCGATGCGCATTGAATTTTTGGCCACCGCTCAGGTCGCTCCAAACGCTACCTGCAGAAGCATCCTGCATTCGCAGTGCTAAGTAATCGATCGTGGCATACACCGCTTGCATCCGGGTAATGTATCGATTTGCCAAGGGGAGTGTACGGACCGGCAATTCCGGGTCGAACAGCAAATCGTAACTTTGGTAAGCAACACGATCGCGGCCATAGTCAGACAGCACGATCGCTGTCCAGGGACGCATATTACGTGTGCGGCCGCCACGCCCCTTTCGCTGCAGGAATCCAGCCATACCGCGCGGTGCCTTATGCTGAATCACCGCGCCGACGACTGGATCGTCGAATCCCACTTCCAGCACAGCGGTGGCAACAATAACGTCTGCGTCGGCATCAACACCACGATCCTGGGAACTAACCCGCTTTACCGCCAAGCGATGCTTGAGACCCTGATGCAAGTCTTGGCAGAAGCGCCAATCTTGCCCGTTGGCATAACGCAAGAGTGATGGTCCTGCCTCACGCAGCACTGCCAGTCCACCATCAGGCGCATGACGCATGTCCGGGTCACCATAGCTATTGCGCCCCTCTGCACTGAGTAAGTCGAAATACAGACGATTGATCACATCTAGGTTGTCAGTGAAGACGAAGGTGCGTTGGCCGAAAGCACCGTGGCTGACCGACTTTTCCAGCCGCGCAGATTTGGGATCGAGGCAGCGCTGTAACACCATGGCAGCCTGGATGGTAGTGGAAAGCAGTGCCGTGCGAGACACCGGGTCACCTCGCAGGGCAATCATGTATTCGGCGCCTTCGAATTCGATCTCATCAGCACGCGGCGACACTTCGTTTACAAGGTTAGGGCGACAACCGGTCAGCGCGGAGAAAAACTGCGAGGCTTCGCGCAGGGTCGCCGACAAACCCACAAAGCGCAGCGGTTGCTCAAGCAGACGTTGCCAGCGCCGCATGAGGTAAGCCACTTGAGCGCCATGCTTGCCCTCGTAAGTGTGTACCTCGTCCATCAATACTAGTTCTGGGGCATGCAGTGCCTTGGGGCCAACGCCAAAAAGATGCATCATGGAACTGTCCGAGAGGCGCTGGTTTAGCATCTCGGTAGTGGTGAACAGGATGTCCGGTACGGAACTTTTAAGCGCTTCCCTAGTGAGCGGGAACACGGTGCCATCTAACACCGATTCACAGCAGGCACACACTAATCGTTCGCGGCCCTCGCTGTGATCCTTGTGCAACCACCGCAACTCACCGCCACAGTCGAGGCACGG
This DNA window, taken from Stutzerimonas stutzeri, encodes the following:
- the dpdJ gene encoding protein DpdJ: MEARERFLASVLDSIEEREVRLLAWGIVDGNFSHEEISDLLNPLIDIAISAGLEDFFSVESVLAELLQRKWITQVPRNGGAIGYRSRMAETVRLLQRLRQLFPKHAGSTGWQHAPSLVADFRFLRRRRRYPARDIPVEEALLMIGEVASSPALLAAVRSLLMPSGRMLSLSGFQVRAAERILRAIETGVELATIVCAGTGSGKTLAFYVPALASIYRHLLMEDKSKRWVKAIAIYPRTELLKDQLREVFQRIRCLQAGVPQEDKVSFCVGALYGDTPHSAKFCDWPKIGNDRVCPTLPCLDCGGELRWLHKDHSEGRERLVCACCESVLDGTVFPLTREALKSSVPDILFTTTEMLNQRLSDSSMMHLFGVGPKALHAPELVLMDEVHTYEGKHGAQVAYLMRRWQRLLEQPLRFVGLSATLREASQFFSALTGCRPNLVNEVSPRADEIEFEGAEYMIALRGDPVSRTALLSTTIQAAMVLQRCLDPKSARLEKSVSHGAFGQRTFVFTDNLDVINRLYFDLLSAEGRNSYGDPDMRHAPDGGLAVLREAGPSLLRYANGQDWRFCQDLHQGLKHRLAVKRVSSQDRGVDADADVIVATAVLEVGFDDPVVGAVIQHKAPRGMAGFLQRKGRGGRTRNMRPWTAIVLSDYGRDRVAYQSYDLLFDPELPVRTLPLANRYITRMQAVYATIDYLALRMQDASAGSVWSDLSGGQKFNAHRRQRLVRELRNILETETGTRRLSDYLRRALRLSDEELSAILWEYPRPLLTTVLPTALRRLATSWSANGNPQQDYQAYNTPLPDFIPGSLFADLNLAEVVIDLTDPHSTSPFNTSVMSVFAAMREFAPGRVSRRFGVRYRTERHWIAPSPNFQSEPGISSDIFGLDIDAIGSHEPLGEYLVRRGDKTVALPVYRPVRLTPQSPPTEVKDSSNASLEWHSQIIATIEPSWLTPPLGSLWAEIVTRIGFFTHSRHAPVEIRRFALGASAEITVGSEKVRADTLFQREGQAVGLGAQFSADGMVFQVLVPTNLHLRQHSEDGAKWRALRSARFINLAWRGERLAMIRSPFMREWLAHIYLSALTFEAIVRQIDLAEADASIRYGQASISLPDVLSLLFQSQVVEVHGDDMTTGSPDKLRQELDAYLRDPIVTAELHEFGAMLWEPIDSNWEPWLRGVYHSTLAAALLRSITDLCPSIDPEDLTVDLDRGPVFPDQAAGFDSQVMEAWFTERSPGGNGLIEEFMRRYAEDPRRFFATVRANLGMGEFELIDHQLKQMVTVLAEDDGSGGSGSAELVREFRAADSQEEMARSFRNLRRTLMQEGFSPFHGFLVALGNRVLRPGSGAATDLYLSRALSQWQGEEMRIGIEIDLRVFSYYLSQSDGIDRVVSDIGSSAGGDRVAWRIGAISGLLWPRGRAIRQSALQIRNPFTELPLIERLLVAETIGDDRACISVLDADWLGQTAEQLTNGRQVTLTCPEDERARLAAALNTLVTNPIESGYLRAYARLQGIRQTQSMIEADIELVEAVQ